One uncultured Alphaproteobacteria bacterium genomic region harbors:
- a CDS encoding Carbon monoxide-induced hydrogenase NuoC-like protein CooU: MTALPDDIEARLRAAAPGGIGYSRDETAKGVAIAWCELADPADLEAAARCLKDLGARLSTITALQPKPPEADDDEEEEEDGDDAGEAGEPEPPRALGGVAIDGTSYEIAYHFDVDGDTLTLMVFLPAGGADVPSLTPLFRNADWSERELMEIYSIRVAGHPDPRRLFLDESVDAAVLERLIPFSTLVNAASTKSLWEKILEQKGGAS, encoded by the coding sequence ATGACCGCACTGCCCGACGACATCGAGGCCCGCCTGCGGGCCGCCGCCCCCGGCGGTATCGGCTACAGCCGCGACGAAACCGCCAAGGGCGTCGCGATCGCGTGGTGCGAACTTGCCGATCCCGCCGATCTCGAAGCCGCCGCGCGCTGTCTCAAGGATCTCGGCGCACGGCTCTCGACGATCACCGCGTTGCAGCCGAAGCCGCCGGAGGCGGACGACGACGAAGAGGAGGAGGAGGACGGCGACGACGCCGGGGAGGCGGGCGAACCCGAGCCGCCGCGCGCCCTCGGCGGCGTGGCGATCGACGGAACCTCCTACGAGATCGCCTATCATTTCGACGTCGACGGCGACACCCTCACGCTGATGGTGTTCCTGCCCGCGGGCGGCGCCGACGTGCCCTCGCTCACGCCGCTGTTCCGCAACGCCGACTGGAGCGAGCGGGAACTGATGGAGATCTATTCCATCCGCGTCGCCGGGCATCCCGACCCGCGCCGCCTGTTCCTAGACGAATCGGTGGACGCGGCGGTCCTCGAACGCCTGATCCCGTTTTCGACGCTGGTCAACGCCGCCAGCACCAAGTCGCTGTGGGAAAAGATCCTCGAACAGAAGGGCGGCGCGTCATGA
- the cooH gene encoding Carbon monoxide-induced hydrogenase, with amino-acid sequence MSTFTIPVGPLHVALEEPMYFKVEVEGETVRDVEITAGHVHRGVEYLTTKRTIFQNITLTERICSLCSNSHPEAYCMAIEQIAGIAVTERAEYLRVVASEIKRIASHLFNVAILAHLVGFDTLFMHVMETREIVQDLKETLFGNRMDIGANCIGGVRFDLDSKGLSYLAAQLLRLEPRLDEIARHYRTNASILRRTRGVGVLGHAAAVDCAVVGPVARASGIAYDVRTKAPYSAYDKLDVPVHTLEDGDVWSRALIRLAEAKTAIDVIRQCAAHLPEGPTGPRERPDVPAGQAIAKCEAPRGELIYYVRTDGSRCPERVKWRVPSFMNWDALRVMLADAKVADISLIVSSIDPCISCTER; translated from the coding sequence ATGAGCACCTTCACGATCCCGGTCGGGCCGCTGCACGTGGCGCTCGAAGAGCCGATGTACTTCAAGGTCGAGGTGGAGGGCGAGACCGTCCGCGACGTCGAGATCACCGCCGGCCACGTCCACCGCGGCGTCGAATACCTCACCACCAAGCGCACGATCTTCCAGAACATCACCCTCACCGAGCGGATCTGCTCGCTGTGCTCGAACAGCCACCCCGAGGCCTATTGCATGGCGATCGAGCAGATCGCCGGGATCGCCGTGACCGAGCGCGCCGAGTACCTGCGGGTGGTGGCGAGCGAGATCAAGCGGATCGCCTCGCACCTGTTCAACGTCGCGATCCTCGCGCACCTCGTCGGCTTCGACACGCTGTTCATGCACGTCATGGAAACCCGCGAGATCGTGCAGGATCTCAAGGAGACGCTGTTCGGCAACCGCATGGACATCGGCGCCAACTGCATCGGCGGCGTGCGGTTCGACCTCGATTCCAAGGGGCTCTCCTATCTCGCCGCGCAACTCCTGCGCCTGGAGCCGCGGCTCGACGAGATCGCCCGCCACTACCGCACCAACGCCTCGATCCTGCGGCGCACCCGCGGCGTCGGCGTGCTCGGCCACGCCGCGGCGGTGGACTGCGCGGTGGTGGGGCCGGTGGCGCGCGCCTCCGGCATCGCCTACGACGTCCGCACCAAGGCGCCCTATTCGGCCTACGACAAGCTCGACGTGCCGGTGCACACGCTGGAGGACGGCGACGTGTGGTCGCGGGCGCTGATCCGCCTCGCCGAGGCGAAGACCGCCATCGACGTGATCCGCCAGTGCGCCGCGCACCTGCCCGAGGGGCCGACCGGGCCGCGGGAGCGGCCGGACGTGCCCGCCGGCCAGGCGATCGCCAAGTGCGAGGCGCCGCGCGGCGAGCTGATCTACTACGTGCGCACCGACGGCTCCCGCTGCCCCGAGCGGGTGAAGTGGCGGGTTCCGAGCTTCATGAACTGGGACGCCCTGCGCGTCATGCTCGCCGACGCCAAGGTGGCCGACATTTCCCTGATCGTGAGCAGCATCGATCCGTGCATTTCGTGCACGGAGCGGTGA
- a CDS encoding conserved hypothetical protein (Evidence 4 : Homologs of previously reported genes of unknown function), translating to MDIYEEVVRMRREGRRAALATIVTSNGSIPSFTAAKMLVCEDGSSLGTIGGGRVEAEVIAAAIKTIKREKPQTLDFDLTSNPGDDAGLLCGGELKVFIEPIAPAPLLYIFGAGHVGFSTYKIARMAGFEVVVVDDRAAYANRQRFPEAKEVFAEDWEETLRKLTLSEGDYVFIVTRGHQQDARVLRWAVDTPAGYIGMIGSRAKVATVFQKLKQDGAPAERLERVHAPVGLDIGATTPEEIAVAVTAEIIAFRRHSDAALPHMRDLRAPARTRAKSETVE from the coding sequence ATGGATATCTACGAAGAGGTGGTGCGGATGCGGCGCGAGGGGCGGCGTGCGGCCCTCGCGACGATCGTCACCAGCAACGGCTCGATCCCTTCGTTCACCGCGGCGAAGATGCTGGTGTGCGAGGACGGCAGCAGCCTCGGCACGATCGGCGGCGGCCGCGTCGAGGCGGAAGTGATCGCCGCCGCGATCAAGACGATCAAGCGCGAGAAGCCGCAGACCCTCGACTTCGACCTCACCTCCAACCCCGGCGACGACGCCGGGCTCCTGTGCGGCGGCGAACTCAAGGTGTTCATCGAACCGATCGCGCCCGCGCCGTTGCTCTACATCTTCGGCGCCGGGCACGTGGGCTTCAGCACCTACAAGATCGCCCGGATGGCGGGGTTCGAGGTGGTCGTCGTCGACGACCGCGCCGCCTACGCCAATCGTCAGCGGTTTCCGGAGGCGAAGGAGGTCTTCGCCGAGGACTGGGAGGAGACTCTCCGGAAACTGACGCTCTCCGAGGGGGACTACGTCTTCATCGTCACCCGCGGACATCAGCAGGACGCGCGCGTCCTGCGCTGGGCCGTCGACACGCCCGCCGGATACATCGGCATGATCGGTTCGCGGGCGAAGGTTGCGACGGTGTTCCAGAAGCTCAAGCAGGACGGCGCTCCGGCCGAGCGGCTCGAACGCGTCCACGCCCCTGTCGGTCTCGACATCGGCGCCACCACCCCAGAGGAAATCGCAGTCGCCGTTACTGCGGAGATCATCGCTTTTCGCAGGCACAGCGACGCGGCCCTGCCGCACATGCGCGACCTCCGGGCTCCCGCCCGAACGCGGGCGAAGTCGGAAACGGTTGAGTAG
- the fdxN gene encoding Ferredoxin-like protein in nif region — protein sequence MAYKILADVCEACGSCEAVCPNGAISHKKKLYSINPDKCKECKGDYDEPQCASVCPNGACVPA from the coding sequence ATGGCCTACAAGATTCTCGCCGACGTGTGCGAGGCGTGCGGTTCCTGCGAGGCGGTGTGCCCGAACGGCGCGATCAGCCACAAGAAGAAGCTCTACAGCATCAATCCCGACAAGTGCAAGGAGTGCAAGGGCGACTACGACGAGCCGCAATGCGCCTCGGTCTGCCCGAACGGAGCGTGCGTCCCGGCCTGA
- a CDS encoding Carbon monoxide-induced hydrogenase proton translocating subunit CooK, with the protein MPESLALLLSVAVFPGGVFALGLGLALKGVDRRLAARLQRRVGPPLMQPVFDLAKLTRKWTMVPEGACRPVFLGAPLAGVVAMLLAAALVPVPGLYEPSPALGDLLVLFYLLAVPAVVLMLAGSASGSPFGAIGFSREMMLMLAYEVPIVLVIVAVGLKTGIGRGEGITLSLTEIVRYQRVHGAFLLDPAMWPALLAFLAFFPANLGIVPFDLAEAETEVLEGPLLEYSGPALGLFKMMSAVKAVVVLGLGICLFFPSGPDGLPGLAIHALKMLALMALGVSVLRVSAGRMRIDQAFGFFLKWPLALAVAGVAAAVLA; encoded by the coding sequence ATGCCCGAATCCCTTGCCCTTCTTCTGTCGGTCGCGGTGTTTCCGGGCGGCGTCTTCGCCCTCGGTCTCGGCCTCGCCCTCAAGGGCGTCGACCGCCGCCTCGCCGCCCGCCTGCAGCGGCGCGTCGGCCCGCCGCTGATGCAGCCGGTGTTCGACCTCGCCAAACTGACGCGCAAGTGGACGATGGTTCCCGAGGGGGCGTGCCGCCCGGTGTTCCTGGGCGCGCCTCTGGCGGGCGTGGTGGCGATGCTGCTGGCGGCGGCGCTGGTGCCGGTGCCCGGCCTCTACGAGCCCAGCCCGGCGTTGGGCGATCTCCTGGTGCTGTTCTACCTGCTGGCGGTTCCGGCGGTGGTGCTGATGCTGGCGGGGTCGGCCTCCGGCTCGCCGTTCGGCGCGATCGGCTTCTCGCGCGAGATGATGCTGATGCTCGCCTACGAGGTTCCGATCGTGCTGGTGATCGTCGCCGTCGGGCTCAAGACCGGCATCGGCCGCGGCGAGGGGATCACCCTGTCGCTGACCGAAATCGTCCGCTATCAGCGCGTCCACGGCGCGTTCCTGCTCGATCCGGCGATGTGGCCGGCGCTGCTCGCGTTCCTCGCGTTCTTCCCCGCCAACCTCGGGATCGTGCCGTTCGACCTCGCCGAGGCCGAAACCGAGGTGCTGGAGGGGCCGCTGCTCGAATACTCCGGCCCCGCGCTCGGCCTGTTCAAGATGATGTCGGCGGTGAAGGCGGTGGTGGTCCTCGGGCTCGGCATCTGCCTGTTCTTCCCGAGCGGCCCGGACGGCCTGCCCGGGCTCGCGATCCACGCGCTCAAGATGCTCGCGCTGATGGCGCTCGGCGTCTCCGTGCTGCGGGTTTCGGCGGGCCGGATGCGGATCGACCAGGCGTTCGGGTTTTTTCTGAAATGGCCGCTGGCGCTGGCGGTTGCCGGCGTCGCCGCCGCGGTCCTGGCATGA
- the hycF gene encoding Hydrogenase-4 component H, with the protein MGFLGVLIRNLVAGPSTDPFPFGETFTPATLRGRVEYHPADCIACRACEQVCVGGAIRFDKGPEGLRFLLWHDSCTFCGLCAFYCPTEGITLTDDWHLAHPQSRKYAMVEEGTIPTIRCAACGAQALATAPAAALFDHPPTSAEVEEMRSYCPRCRRKIAAERKAS; encoded by the coding sequence ATGGGATTTCTCGGCGTACTGATCCGCAACCTCGTGGCCGGCCCGTCCACCGATCCGTTCCCGTTCGGCGAGACCTTCACCCCCGCCACCCTGCGCGGCCGGGTCGAATACCATCCCGCCGACTGCATCGCCTGCCGCGCCTGCGAGCAGGTCTGCGTCGGCGGCGCGATCCGCTTCGACAAGGGGCCGGAGGGGCTGCGGTTCCTCCTCTGGCACGACAGCTGCACCTTCTGCGGCCTGTGCGCCTTCTATTGCCCGACCGAGGGCATCACCCTCACCGACGACTGGCACCTCGCGCATCCGCAGTCTCGCAAGTACGCGATGGTGGAGGAGGGGACGATCCCCACCATCCGCTGCGCCGCCTGCGGCGCCCAGGCGCTTGCCACCGCGCCCGCCGCCGCGCTCTTCGACCATCCGCCGACCTCCGCCGAAGTGGAGGAGATGCGGAGCTACTGCCCGCGCTGCCGACGCAAGATCGCGGCGGAAAGGAAGGCATCATGA
- the mop gene encoding Aldehyde oxidoreductase codes for MRRISLNVNGVDRPVVVDPKRMLSDVLREQLLLTGCKVCCGDGQCGSCTVLIDGAPVRSCKKTVGSVPEDAKIVTIEGLGSALDLHPLQIAWMAHGSAQCGVCTPGFLMSAKALLDKTLSPTREEVRNWFHRNRNLCRCTGYKPLIDAVMDAAAVLRGEMKKEDLLFKPGPDGKILGTWFHRPSALAKVTGTWDFGADVALHMPENTLRLALVQAKVSHANIKGIDTSVAEKMPGVVKVVTWKDVKGKNAITGLITFPENKGDGWDRPILCKEKVFQFGDAIAIVCADTEAHARAAADKVVVDLEVLPAYMDGFAAQAPDAIEIHPGVPNVYYECGVVKGAETAPLIAEAAHVAECETYCSRQPHLHLEPDCGCAYIDDEDRLTIQSKSIGLHLHHAMICPGIGVEPEKLRLIQNGTGGTFGYKFSPTMEALLGVACLACDGRPVSLVYDQFQNITYTGKRSPVDMKIKMAADANGKLVAMETDWWMDHGPYSEFGDLVTLRQGQFTGAGYELPNIRGKGRTVATNHAWGSAFRAFGSPQAFLASEICMDILAEKVGEDPFEFRYKNLYRPGSTTPTGQVPDVYCLVELFDMLRPKYEEAKARCKAFAKPGHKRGVGIALGLYGCGLDGPDSSAAAAELTPHGVTLYNAWQDHGQGSDLSCLTIAHEVFRPVLHLKPEQFKLVMNDTLCPNSGPSGGSRSNVFTGNATKVSCEMLLNAMRKPDGTYRTYDEMVAEKIPLRYDGKWVAQACTECATDTCQGDPFPIYMYEVFMPEVEVDLETGKVSVVKFTTAVDVGTIINCATVDGQIYGGLAQGIGLALTEDFDDLEYHTTLLDCGIPYPKDVPDDIEILYLETPRPLGPFGAAGVGEAPLTAPHPAILNAIHDACGVRIFKVPALPEAVKAALDAKAADLAHA; via the coding sequence ATGCGACGGATTAGCTTGAATGTGAACGGGGTCGATCGGCCGGTCGTCGTCGATCCGAAACGGATGCTCTCGGACGTTCTGCGCGAACAGCTCCTGCTGACTGGCTGCAAGGTCTGCTGCGGCGACGGCCAGTGCGGCTCCTGCACCGTCCTGATCGACGGCGCGCCGGTGCGCTCCTGCAAGAAGACGGTGGGCAGCGTGCCCGAGGACGCGAAGATCGTCACCATCGAGGGCCTCGGCAGCGCGCTCGACCTGCACCCGCTGCAGATCGCGTGGATGGCCCACGGCAGCGCCCAGTGCGGCGTCTGCACCCCGGGCTTCCTGATGTCGGCCAAGGCGCTGCTCGACAAGACCCTGAGCCCGACCCGCGAGGAGGTGCGCAACTGGTTCCACCGCAACCGCAACCTCTGCCGCTGCACCGGCTACAAGCCGCTGATCGACGCGGTGATGGACGCGGCGGCGGTGCTGCGCGGCGAGATGAAGAAGGAGGACCTGCTGTTCAAGCCCGGGCCGGACGGCAAGATCCTCGGCACCTGGTTCCATCGCCCCTCGGCGCTCGCGAAGGTCACCGGAACCTGGGACTTCGGCGCCGACGTCGCGCTGCACATGCCCGAGAACACCCTGCGCCTCGCCCTCGTCCAGGCCAAGGTGTCGCACGCCAACATCAAGGGCATCGACACCTCGGTGGCGGAGAAGATGCCCGGCGTCGTCAAGGTGGTGACCTGGAAGGACGTCAAGGGCAAGAACGCGATCACCGGCCTCATCACCTTCCCCGAGAACAAGGGCGACGGATGGGACCGGCCGATCCTGTGCAAGGAGAAGGTGTTCCAGTTCGGCGACGCGATCGCGATCGTCTGCGCCGATACCGAGGCGCACGCCCGCGCGGCGGCCGACAAAGTGGTCGTCGATCTCGAGGTTCTGCCCGCCTACATGGACGGCTTCGCCGCCCAGGCGCCCGACGCCATCGAGATCCACCCCGGCGTGCCGAACGTCTACTACGAGTGCGGCGTGGTGAAGGGCGCGGAGACCGCCCCGCTGATCGCCGAGGCCGCCCACGTCGCCGAGTGCGAGACCTATTGCAGCCGCCAGCCGCACCTGCACCTCGAACCCGACTGCGGCTGCGCCTACATCGACGACGAGGACCGCCTGACGATCCAGTCGAAGAGCATCGGCCTGCATCTGCATCATGCGATGATCTGCCCGGGCATCGGCGTCGAACCGGAGAAGCTGCGGCTGATCCAGAACGGCACCGGCGGCACCTTCGGCTACAAGTTCAGCCCGACCATGGAGGCGCTGCTCGGCGTCGCCTGCCTCGCCTGCGACGGCCGCCCGGTGTCGCTGGTCTACGACCAGTTCCAGAACATCACCTACACCGGCAAGCGCTCGCCGGTGGACATGAAGATCAAGATGGCGGCCGACGCGAACGGCAAGCTGGTCGCCATGGAGACCGACTGGTGGATGGACCACGGGCCGTACTCGGAGTTCGGCGACCTCGTGACCCTGCGCCAGGGTCAATTCACCGGCGCGGGCTACGAGCTGCCGAACATTCGCGGCAAGGGCCGGACGGTCGCCACCAACCACGCCTGGGGCTCGGCGTTCCGCGCCTTCGGTTCGCCGCAGGCGTTCCTCGCCTCGGAAATCTGCATGGACATCCTGGCGGAGAAGGTCGGCGAGGACCCGTTCGAGTTCCGCTACAAGAACCTCTACCGCCCGGGCTCGACCACCCCGACCGGTCAGGTGCCGGACGTCTACTGCCTGGTCGAGCTGTTCGACATGCTGCGGCCGAAGTACGAGGAGGCGAAGGCGCGCTGCAAGGCGTTCGCGAAGCCCGGGCATAAGCGCGGCGTCGGCATCGCCCTCGGCCTCTACGGCTGCGGTCTCGACGGCCCCGACAGCTCCGCCGCCGCCGCCGAACTGACCCCGCACGGCGTCACCCTCTACAACGCCTGGCAGGATCACGGCCAGGGCTCCGACCTCTCGTGCCTGACGATCGCGCACGAGGTGTTCCGCCCGGTGCTGCACCTCAAGCCCGAGCAGTTCAAGCTGGTGATGAACGACACCCTCTGCCCCAACAGCGGGCCGTCGGGCGGCAGCCGGTCCAACGTCTTCACCGGCAACGCCACCAAGGTCTCGTGCGAGATGCTGCTCAACGCGATGCGCAAGCCGGACGGCACCTACCGCACCTACGACGAAATGGTCGCCGAGAAGATTCCGCTCCGCTACGACGGCAAGTGGGTGGCGCAGGCCTGCACCGAGTGCGCCACCGACACCTGCCAGGGCGATCCCTTCCCGATCTACATGTACGAGGTGTTCATGCCCGAGGTCGAGGTGGACCTCGAAACCGGCAAGGTCTCGGTGGTGAAGTTCACCACCGCCGTCGACGTCGGCACGATCATCAACTGCGCCACCGTGGACGGGCAGATCTACGGCGGTCTGGCGCAGGGCATCGGTCTCGCCCTGACCGAGGACTTCGACGATCTCGAGTATCACACCACGCTCCTGGACTGCGGCATTCCGTATCCCAAGGACGTGCCCGACGACATCGAGATCCTCTACCTCGAAACCCCGCGTCCGCTCGGGCCGTTCGGCGCGGCGGGCGTCGGCGAGGCGCCGCTGACCGCGCCGCATCCGGCGATCCTGAACGCCATCCACGACGCCTGCGGCGTGCGGATCTTCAAGGTTCCGGCACTGCCCGAGGCGGTGAAGGCGGCGCTCGACGCCAAGGCCGCCGACCTCGCCCACGCCTGA
- a CDS encoding Carbon monoxide-induced hydrogenase small subunit CooL, translating into MKGEAMNLIRRISARSPWLYRINAGSCNGCDVELATTACIPRYDVERLGCKYCGSPRHADIVLITGPLTVRVKDKVLRLYEEIPDPKVTVAVGICPISGGVFRGSYAVCAPVDQYIPIDVNVPGCPPRPQAILEGVAMAIEIWKERV; encoded by the coding sequence ATGAAGGGGGAGGCGATGAACCTGATCCGCCGGATATCGGCCCGCTCGCCCTGGCTCTACCGCATCAACGCCGGGTCGTGCAACGGCTGCGACGTCGAGCTGGCCACCACCGCGTGCATCCCGCGCTACGACGTCGAGCGCCTCGGCTGCAAGTACTGCGGCAGCCCGCGCCACGCCGATATCGTGCTGATCACCGGCCCCCTCACCGTGCGGGTCAAGGACAAGGTGCTGCGGCTCTACGAGGAGATCCCCGATCCCAAGGTCACCGTCGCGGTCGGCATCTGCCCGATCTCGGGCGGCGTCTTCCGGGGCAGCTACGCGGTGTGCGCGCCGGTCGACCAGTACATCCCGATCGACGTCAACGTGCCCGGCTGCCCGCCGCGTCCGCAGGCGATCCTCGAGGGCGTGGCGATGGCGATCGAGATCTGGAAAGAGCGGGTGTGA
- a CDS encoding 4Fe-4S ferredoxin, iron-sulfur binding domain protein, with the protein MDGQRIREWESRCVEEQPPACTAACPLHLDARAMLGCARDGDWRGALAVLVRAVPLPGIVGRICDAPCEGACRRAEAGGAVRIRGLERAVLEFAGPRPLPVVGKSLRKRRVAVVGAGLGGLAAAADLALKGCAVTVFEARERPVDRLYALGEAILPARVVDADLAALRSLGIEMRCNAPVDAAGLAALVDDFDGVYFGIGAAAASGWPEFARDAEGRIAVDPLTFATSHSKIFAGGSLLRGDAPYSPIASLHDGRAAALSLDRMFQGASLTANRERQGGFVSRLYTDVSGYAPAAAVAPADPDRGYAADEARAEAGRCFPCRCLECVKSCEYLATHKSYPKRYVREIYNNDCIVLGNHKANRLANACSLCGLCEAVCPENLNMGEICLEARRSMVNKGKMPPSYHDFALRDLAFSSGEAFFLARHQPGATASASVFFPGCQLSASSPDRVAAAYAHLRRALPGGVGLMLGCCGAPAHWAGQEARFRETGDALAAAWEGLGRPRLIAACPTCRKMLEAGLPGARVDTLWTVLAVTGVPGRRAAGLRLAIHDPCAARGDRATQRAVRHLLAEAGVAAIELGDPDHTPCCGFGGLASFVDPDLADRTVDRRIAASDADYVTYCAMCRDNFARRGKRALHVLDLLFGDGGDAAARPDPGFSRRQESRARLKAGLLRTVWEEPVSEPEPEPELILSPEVAAALERRLILHDDVRAVIRHAEASGEKIVDARTGHCIASHRPVSVTYWVEYTRQGDAFAVHRAYSHRMQVAKEPPQ; encoded by the coding sequence ATGGACGGTCAACGGATTCGCGAATGGGAATCGCGGTGCGTCGAGGAGCAGCCGCCGGCATGCACGGCGGCCTGTCCGCTGCATCTCGACGCCCGCGCGATGCTCGGGTGTGCGCGCGACGGAGACTGGCGCGGCGCGCTCGCGGTGCTGGTCCGTGCGGTGCCGCTCCCCGGAATCGTCGGCCGGATCTGCGACGCCCCGTGCGAGGGCGCATGCCGCCGCGCCGAGGCGGGCGGTGCGGTTCGCATCCGCGGCCTCGAACGCGCGGTGCTCGAATTCGCCGGGCCGCGCCCGCTGCCGGTGGTCGGCAAGAGCCTGCGCAAGCGCCGCGTCGCGGTCGTCGGCGCCGGGCTCGGGGGCCTCGCCGCCGCCGCCGATCTTGCCCTCAAGGGCTGTGCGGTGACGGTGTTCGAGGCGCGCGAACGCCCTGTCGATCGTCTCTACGCCCTCGGCGAGGCGATTCTTCCGGCGCGGGTGGTCGACGCCGATCTCGCGGCGCTGCGGAGCCTCGGTATCGAGATGCGCTGCAACGCGCCGGTCGACGCCGCCGGTCTCGCCGCGCTCGTCGACGATTTCGACGGCGTCTACTTCGGCATCGGCGCGGCCGCCGCGTCCGGCTGGCCGGAGTTCGCCCGCGACGCCGAGGGGCGGATCGCGGTCGATCCGCTGACATTCGCCACCAGCCACTCGAAGATTTTCGCGGGCGGCAGCCTGCTGCGCGGCGACGCGCCCTATTCGCCGATCGCCTCGCTGCACGACGGCCGCGCCGCCGCGCTCTCCCTCGACCGGATGTTCCAGGGCGCGTCGCTGACCGCCAACCGCGAGCGCCAGGGCGGCTTCGTCTCCCGCCTTTACACCGACGTCTCCGGATACGCCCCGGCGGCGGCGGTCGCGCCCGCCGATCCCGATCGCGGATACGCCGCCGACGAGGCGCGCGCCGAGGCCGGGCGCTGCTTCCCCTGCCGCTGCCTGGAGTGCGTCAAGTCCTGCGAGTATCTTGCCACCCACAAATCCTACCCGAAGCGCTACGTGCGCGAGATCTACAACAACGACTGCATCGTCCTCGGCAACCACAAGGCCAACCGGCTGGCCAACGCCTGCAGCCTGTGCGGCCTGTGCGAGGCGGTGTGTCCCGAAAACCTGAACATGGGCGAGATCTGCCTGGAGGCGCGGCGGAGCATGGTGAACAAGGGCAAGATGCCGCCGTCCTACCACGATTTCGCGTTGCGCGATCTGGCGTTCAGCTCCGGCGAGGCGTTCTTCCTCGCGCGTCATCAGCCCGGAGCGACGGCGAGCGCGTCGGTCTTCTTTCCCGGTTGCCAGTTGAGCGCGTCGTCGCCCGACCGGGTGGCGGCGGCTTACGCCCACCTGCGCCGCGCGCTTCCCGGCGGCGTCGGTCTGATGCTCGGGTGCTGCGGCGCGCCGGCGCACTGGGCGGGGCAGGAGGCGCGCTTCCGCGAGACCGGCGACGCCCTCGCCGCCGCCTGGGAGGGGCTCGGGCGTCCGCGCCTGATCGCCGCTTGCCCGACCTGCCGGAAAATGCTCGAAGCCGGGCTCCCCGGCGCGCGGGTGGACACGCTGTGGACGGTGCTCGCCGTCACCGGCGTGCCGGGCAGGCGCGCGGCGGGGTTGCGGTTGGCGATTCACGATCCCTGCGCCGCGCGGGGCGACCGCGCGACGCAGAGGGCGGTGCGGCACCTGCTCGCCGAGGCCGGGGTTGCCGCGATCGAACTCGGCGATCCGGACCATACCCCCTGCTGCGGATTCGGCGGGCTGGCGTCGTTCGTCGACCCGGACCTCGCCGACCGCACCGTCGACCGGCGGATCGCGGCGAGCGACGCCGATTACGTCACCTATTGCGCGATGTGCCGCGACAACTTCGCGCGGCGGGGCAAGCGCGCCCTCCACGTTCTCGACCTGCTGTTCGGCGATGGCGGCGATGCCGCGGCGCGGCCCGATCCGGGGTTCTCGCGGCGGCAGGAGAGCCGCGCCCGGTTGAAGGCCGGCCTGTTGCGCACCGTGTGGGAGGAACCCGTGTCCGAACCCGAACCCGAACCCGAGCTGATCCTGTCCCCCGAGGTCGCCGCGGCGCTGGAGCGGCGGCTGATCCTCCACGACGACGTGCGCGCGGTGATCCGTCACGCCGAGGCAAGCGGCGAAAAGATCGTCGACGCCCGCACCGGCCACTGCATCGCCAGCCATCGACCGGTCAGCGTCACCTACTGGGTGGAGTATACCCGGCAGGGGGACGCGTTCGCGGTCCACCGCGCCTACAGCCACCGCATGCAGGTGGCGAAGGAGCCTCCGCAATGA